taaatccgaactaattcggatttatttgttagtttctttgctacggtaattcggaaattcaaattgatccaAAGCTcccaatttgacaaatttgtccgaatttcaatTCGGACCAAAACTAAACACACATGTCtacttgtaatatttattttacttgaGCGAAGTTAGTAAAATtttgcgctgcacttgtaatccagcccttagtgtttaatgtcttttttagTTTCAGCTTCTTTGCCCAACTATTATACTTAGTAAAAAAACACAAATGTAGCTCTCCAAAAAGTTTACATGTTTATTCCAGACACTTTATATAATGTGTCagaaatatcaataaattaatttgtaCAATTTTCTTTTTTCATGCTCTAGTCCTCTTTTTAACCAGGGACACTAGTAATTGTATATTTACcatataaagaaaactgcaaataTACAATGTCTCAGAGTCATATAAAATAGATTCACCCAAAAGCTTCTCCCAGGAGGTGGAAGGCCTGAACAAATGCAGTGAAGAAATTCATTGAGGTTTTGAAACTGCATTCTGGTAAACAatgatgttttttgttttcttggttgGTTTGTTTAGCATGATCATTAAAACTGTGCAATATAGAATCTGTTTTCTTTTCTGAACTCAGCAGTCTTCTTTGCATTCAAACAAGAGAACGTCAAGAACtggaatattattaaatataaagcaaCATTAATACATCCAACAACGATATCCAGTTGCATACAGTTTATGTCATTTCACAAGGAGCAGTAGGGGGCACTTCCCAACCTACATATGTGTCTCTTGAGTTTGTTCCTTTAAAGGATTTGTGATACTGACTTGTTTTGAATTTGATAGTTTTCCAGAGAATTCTGTTGCTACCAAATAATAATAGATTGCATCAAGGCAACAGTTCAGATCTGCAACAGGTTGAACAGCATATACAAAGTCATTAATATTCTTTATGTGTGTACAATCTAATTTTAAGTACTCTATGACAAATCTTGCAACATTTCCAATTTGGAGAGGcagaaaacacacaataaaaactaTCAAATTGGTCAACACTAAGTATATGGATTTTTTAATGCACTGTTGTTCGTACACAGTGGTTGTGCTTTTTTTCTTTAGGGTCCTGATGATTTCCACTGAGCAGAAAATCACTATGGGCAGAGGGATGTAAAATCCCAGGATACTTAAGTACAGGCTTCTCTTTAGGGGTCTTTTAATGACTTTCTGAAAGCAGAAACCTGGCACAAATTCTAAATCTCCTGAATAGACTATACCAAATTGTGAGGCACAAAGCAGCAACCACACAATTCCACAAGCCACTGCAGCCTTTGTAGGAGAACGCAGAATTCTCGATTTTAGCGGAAATTTTATGGCCAGGTATCTGTCAACTGAGATTAATGTGATGATGGCTATGCTTGAGTACAAGTTCAGGAAGTATGAAAAGAGCACTGTTT
This genomic stretch from Bombina bombina isolate aBomBom1 chromosome 4, aBomBom1.pri, whole genome shotgun sequence harbors:
- the LOC128655331 gene encoding G-protein coupled receptor 35, coding for MEITTTVVNNSLSFNDSCSDIMMGRNNTLDLFHLIIFLFILLFGTIFNSTGISVFYFKMKTYTETRVFIMSLLLSDFCLLFTIPFRIFFLINKYGYGQSICQTVLFSYFLNLYSSIAIITLISVDRYLAIKFPLKSRILRSPTKAAVACGIVWLLLCASQFGIVYSGDLEFVPGFCFQKVIKRPLKRSLYLSILGFYIPLPIVIFCSVEIIRTLKKKSTTTVYEQQCIKKSIYLVLTNLIVFIVCFLPLQIGNVARFVIEYLKLDCTHIKNINDFVYAVQPVADLNCCLDAIYYYLVATEFSGKLSNSKQVSITNPLKEQTQETHM